The proteins below are encoded in one region of Segatella copri:
- a CDS encoding patatin-like phospholipase family protein, whose amino-acid sequence MMVHRDKILCFLVLFCCFFAYTPLQAQQPRKKVGLVLGGGGAKGAAEVGVLKVLEEADIPVDYIAGTSIGAIVGGLYAIGYDAADIDSLYRNQNWLFLLSDQVKRESETFLSKEEREKYIVHIPLSKERKVSLPTGYVKGQNIFNLFSKLTVGYHQVDDFSNLPIPYRCVAVDLVEGKEVVFSSGSLPMAMRASMSIPGVFAPVEWKGKMLVDGGALNNLPVDVAKEMGADVIICVDLSTGWKKKEELKSASSVVEQLISMMGQNKYRKNMAEADLYINPSLKGYSAASFQSEAIDTMIQRGEQAARQKWDELMALRKYIYADACDSVASDDTLQDKRLKQPKPSQTEAYHIGSIRIEGISGEEEKWIRKKIALRENSEVSPEEIDGTLAMLRGLNIFSRVEYRQSNEEPYDLVFMLEPNESRRISVGARFDTQDLASVIAQISNNQQFSTRHHYAFTGRISRNPYLEMKYAYGNLFGAKIGISYRMAHYDFDLYADKHKLDALEFLSHSFAGFYTRDIGNFRLKSGVQFDYYHYHSDMFERDGSIQTRSSDHFLNYFASVVMDTYDRRYFPTRGSRIQVQGILHTDDGIHYAEGNPFGEAAFQGECAVRLNSRFYLLPKLKSRFLFGSSVPAIYQNYAGGVADGYYLPWQVAWESTQHVHLLERNVVTGQLGFRYRVKGKFYLTALGEYGKEARKFSHILIGDDLWGGALRASYDFVLGPVSIQANYSSLGKNVGFYINAGFLF is encoded by the coding sequence ATGATGGTACATCGAGATAAGATATTATGTTTTTTGGTTTTATTCTGCTGCTTCTTTGCATATACTCCTCTGCAAGCCCAGCAGCCACGCAAGAAGGTGGGGCTGGTGTTGGGTGGAGGTGGTGCCAAGGGCGCGGCTGAAGTAGGTGTGCTCAAGGTGCTGGAAGAGGCTGATATTCCTGTAGATTATATTGCCGGAACCAGTATCGGTGCCATCGTGGGCGGACTCTATGCCATCGGCTACGATGCTGCGGATATTGATAGCCTCTACCGTAACCAGAACTGGCTTTTCCTTTTGAGCGACCAGGTGAAACGTGAATCGGAGACTTTTCTTTCTAAAGAAGAAAGGGAGAAATATATCGTTCATATTCCTCTTTCCAAAGAGAGGAAGGTCTCGTTGCCAACCGGTTATGTGAAGGGGCAGAATATCTTTAACCTTTTCTCTAAACTTACCGTGGGGTATCATCAGGTGGATGATTTCTCCAACCTACCTATTCCTTACCGTTGCGTGGCGGTAGATCTGGTAGAAGGCAAGGAGGTGGTGTTTTCTTCGGGCTCGCTGCCTATGGCGATGCGTGCCAGCATGTCGATACCGGGCGTGTTTGCTCCGGTAGAATGGAAAGGGAAGATGCTGGTGGATGGAGGCGCCTTGAACAATCTGCCGGTTGATGTGGCAAAGGAAATGGGAGCGGATGTGATTATCTGTGTAGATTTGAGTACCGGTTGGAAGAAGAAGGAAGAGCTGAAATCGGCTTCTTCTGTTGTAGAACAGCTCATAAGTATGATGGGGCAGAACAAATACCGGAAGAATATGGCTGAAGCCGATCTTTATATCAATCCTTCTCTGAAAGGTTATTCGGCAGCCAGTTTCCAATCTGAAGCCATTGATACCATGATACAGCGGGGAGAACAGGCTGCCCGCCAGAAATGGGATGAACTGATGGCTCTGAGAAAGTATATCTATGCAGATGCTTGTGATTCTGTAGCCTCTGATGATACATTACAGGATAAACGCCTCAAACAGCCGAAACCTTCTCAGACGGAAGCTTATCATATAGGAAGCATCCGGATAGAAGGCATCAGCGGAGAGGAGGAAAAGTGGATTAGAAAGAAAATAGCTTTACGGGAGAATTCGGAAGTCAGTCCTGAGGAGATAGATGGCACACTTGCCATGCTCAGGGGACTGAATATCTTTTCGCGTGTAGAATACAGACAGTCTAACGAGGAACCTTATGACCTGGTATTCATGCTGGAACCCAACGAATCAAGAAGAATCAGTGTAGGTGCACGTTTTGATACGCAGGATTTGGCGAGCGTCATAGCTCAGATATCCAATAACCAGCAGTTTTCTACCCGTCATCATTATGCCTTTACAGGTCGCATTTCCCGTAATCCCTATCTGGAAATGAAATATGCCTATGGCAACCTTTTCGGAGCGAAAATAGGCATTTCCTATCGTATGGCTCATTATGATTTCGACCTTTATGCGGACAAGCATAAGTTGGATGCCCTGGAGTTTCTTTCGCATTCTTTCGCTGGATTCTATACCCGCGATATCGGTAATTTCAGATTGAAATCGGGAGTGCAGTTTGATTATTACCATTATCATTCTGATATGTTCGAACGGGACGGAAGCATCCAGACACGTTCGTCAGACCATTTTCTGAACTACTTTGCATCTGTTGTGATGGATACTTACGACCGCCGCTATTTCCCGACCCGTGGCAGCCGCATTCAGGTTCAGGGCATTCTGCATACGGATGACGGAATACATTATGCAGAAGGTAATCCTTTTGGCGAGGCTGCTTTTCAAGGAGAATGTGCCGTACGTCTCAATTCCAGATTCTATCTGCTTCCTAAACTCAAGAGCCGTTTCTTGTTTGGCAGTTCCGTACCAGCCATTTATCAGAATTATGCAGGTGGAGTAGCTGACGGTTACTATCTGCCTTGGCAGGTGGCATGGGAGAGTACGCAGCATGTTCATCTGCTGGAGCGCAATGTGGTGACAGGTCAGCTCGGTTTCCGCTATCGGGTGAAAGGAAAGTTCTATCTTACCGCTCTGGGAGAGTATGGCAAGGAAGCCCGCAAGTTTTCCCATATTCTCATCGGTGATGATTTGTGGGGAGGAGCCTTGAGAGCATCCTATGATTTCGTGTTGGGTCCGGTAAGCATTCAGGCTAATTATTCCAGCTTGGGTAAGAATGTAGGATTCTATATCAATGCAGGATTCTTGTTCTGA
- a CDS encoding radical SAM protein: MKTAPLICIDRHRLTIDGEGVTTLVAFHGCPLHCKYCLNPQCLEADGVWQEMDTELLMMNVEMDNLYFLATGGGICFGGGEPLLRSAFIKEFCEQCPEGWQFTMETSLNVPRHHLEEVISFIDSFIIDIKDMTPAIYQAYTGKGNQQVIENLVWLYSHAKHKDKITLRLPIIPKFNTEEDRKHSRQVLEELGYENFDEFEYVIRG, encoded by the coding sequence ATGAAGACCGCCCCACTCATTTGCATCGACCGCCACCGCCTTACGATAGACGGCGAGGGTGTCACCACCCTCGTGGCATTCCACGGATGCCCTCTCCATTGCAAGTATTGCCTCAATCCCCAATGCCTCGAAGCCGACGGCGTATGGCAGGAGATGGACACGGAACTGCTGATGATGAACGTGGAGATGGACAATCTTTATTTCTTGGCGACAGGAGGCGGCATCTGCTTTGGTGGAGGCGAACCACTCTTGCGAAGCGCATTCATCAAGGAATTTTGCGAGCAATGTCCTGAGGGATGGCAGTTTACGATGGAGACGAGCCTCAACGTGCCTCGCCATCACTTGGAGGAAGTCATCTCCTTCATCGACTCCTTCATCATCGACATCAAGGACATGACACCTGCCATCTACCAAGCCTATACCGGCAAGGGCAATCAGCAAGTTATTGAGAACCTTGTCTGGCTCTACTCCCATGCCAAACATAAAGATAAAATCACCCTCCGTCTCCCCATTATACCCAAGTTCAACACTGAAGAGGACAGAAAACACAGTCGTCAAGTCTTAGAAGAATTAGGGTATGAGAATTTTGATGAATTTGAATATGTGATTAGAGGATAA
- a CDS encoding energy transducer TonB, which yields MKTKGRNICDTLKAIRKQIADANGIDYSPEECHFKGECKGTCPRCEQDVRDLEHELRIRQMAGKAIKVAGVALGITALTASTTSCATQKGYYSSISEKTLPILFQEYTPNDSVLLKEKEALNKKGVLFVQGHLIDEQGDPQVGATITAKISGSKTIADKDGNFTIEVEKEDIITVKYLGMQDRIIKITKMSQEKLNIITLTESRDVLGEVAVIRGTAPIIKKDTHSEEAKQEKYTNDGKTAIIQQTVASDSTKSSKLFGAAIEEMASFPGGSAALMQYIAQNLRYPNIQGDCNIQGRVIVGFTVNEDGTLSDIKVMKSISPTFDEEAIRVVKSMPKWNPAKQNGKAVKTKYTVPVTFRLE from the coding sequence ATGAAAACCAAAGGACGCAACATATGCGATACCCTCAAGGCTATTCGCAAACAAATAGCGGATGCCAATGGGATAGACTATTCACCCGAAGAATGCCACTTCAAGGGCGAATGCAAGGGAACTTGCCCAAGATGTGAGCAAGACGTGAGAGACCTGGAACATGAGTTGAGAATCAGACAAATGGCCGGGAAAGCCATCAAGGTCGCAGGAGTGGCATTGGGAATCACCGCCCTCACCGCATCCACCACATCATGCGCCACCCAGAAGGGATATTATAGTTCTATATCAGAGAAAACCCTCCCTATTCTATTTCAAGAATATACGCCAAACGATTCCGTCCTCCTCAAAGAAAAAGAAGCACTAAACAAGAAAGGAGTACTTTTTGTACAAGGGCATCTCATTGACGAGCAAGGAGATCCACAAGTAGGAGCCACGATTACGGCAAAAATTTCTGGCAGCAAGACTATTGCTGACAAAGATGGAAACTTTACTATCGAGGTGGAGAAAGAAGATATAATCACCGTGAAATATCTTGGCATGCAAGACAGAATCATCAAAATCACAAAAATGAGCCAAGAGAAACTCAATATTATCACTTTGACAGAAAGCAGAGATGTCTTGGGGGAAGTCGCAGTTATCAGAGGAACAGCTCCTATCATCAAGAAAGATACTCATTCAGAAGAAGCAAAGCAAGAAAAGTACACGAATGATGGTAAGACCGCCATCATCCAACAAACCGTCGCATCAGACTCCACCAAGAGCAGCAAGCTATTTGGCGCAGCAATCGAGGAAATGGCATCATTCCCTGGCGGTTCAGCTGCATTGATGCAATACATCGCCCAAAATCTCCGCTATCCAAACATACAAGGAGATTGCAATATACAAGGAAGAGTCATTGTTGGTTTCACTGTCAATGAAGACGGAACCCTGAGTGACATCAAGGTGATGAAAAGCATTTCCCCTACCTTCGACGAGGAAGCCATTCGGGTAGTGAAAAGTATGCCGAAATGGAATCCTGCCAAGCAAAATGGCAAGGCCGTAAAAACGAAATATACAGTCCCCGTTACCTTTAGATTAGAATAA
- a CDS encoding type II toxin-antitoxin system RelE/ParE family toxin — translation MAEIVVHKLYEEKERQYIIDAYENFGKKTARRWKEELMKIQNFLRKYPEGKPPFLGAPKFSYLLRGANFMRNFKLVYYYDESLDVVHIVDIWDMRQNPKRFSVSKYK, via the coding sequence ATGGCTGAAATAGTTGTTCACAAACTGTATGAAGAAAAGGAACGCCAGTATATTATCGATGCTTATGAGAATTTTGGTAAGAAAACAGCTCGAAGATGGAAAGAGGAACTGATGAAAATCCAGAACTTCCTGAGAAAATATCCTGAAGGTAAGCCCCCTTTTCTTGGTGCTCCAAAGTTTAGCTATTTGCTTCGGGGTGCTAATTTTATGCGTAATTTCAAGTTGGTTTATTATTATGATGAATCCTTGGATGTGGTGCATATTGTTGATATTTGGGATATGAGACAGAATCCAAAAAGGTTCTCTGTCTCAAAATACAAGTGA
- a CDS encoding S28 family serine protease has product MKLRFLKLMLLLFILPLQMLAAELGVAGKQLAALPGVSNVETLKSTHFPEKYVFFIKQQLDAKDASKGYFEQRVVLCHRGFDRPTVLVTEGYNANYALREGYIEELSKLFDTNIITVEYRYFDKSMPSPCNWDYLTVENSLYDLHHVNQTLHAMYKGKWIATGISKGGQTTMFYRSYFPDDVDISVPYVAPLNKGVEDGRHEKFLQYQVSTKENRQKVLDFQLLLFKRKAALLPMFEKYCNDKKYVFNAPLAEIFDYSVFEYAFAFWQWGEDINKIPAREADDKTVFDYWINMCEPDYFTNYNATASFDVQAARELGYYGYYTKPFKKYLSIKTAKGYLKKLMVPKGAENVEFSPALYNHTVEFLTKNDPKMVYIYGDIDPWGASGIYGLPFTKNKKNLHVYMCHGGSHKTRILSFPEPTRQEIISLIGGWLKE; this is encoded by the coding sequence ATGAAACTGAGATTTTTGAAATTGATGCTGCTGCTCTTCATCCTGCCTTTGCAGATGCTGGCGGCAGAACTGGGCGTGGCTGGTAAGCAACTGGCTGCTTTGCCTGGAGTAAGTAACGTGGAAACGCTGAAAAGTACGCATTTCCCGGAAAAGTATGTGTTCTTTATCAAGCAGCAGCTCGATGCCAAGGATGCATCCAAGGGCTATTTCGAACAGAGGGTGGTGCTCTGCCATAGAGGATTCGACCGTCCTACCGTGCTCGTGACAGAAGGATATAATGCCAACTATGCGCTGCGTGAAGGATATATCGAGGAACTTTCCAAACTCTTCGATACGAATATCATTACCGTAGAGTACCGTTATTTCGACAAGTCGATGCCTAGTCCTTGCAACTGGGATTATCTTACCGTTGAGAATTCGCTCTATGACCTGCATCATGTAAACCAGACCCTGCATGCGATGTACAAGGGAAAATGGATTGCTACCGGCATCAGCAAGGGCGGACAGACTACGATGTTCTACCGTTCTTACTTCCCTGATGATGTAGATATTTCTGTGCCATACGTAGCTCCGCTCAACAAGGGTGTGGAGGATGGACGACATGAGAAGTTCCTGCAATATCAGGTATCAACCAAGGAAAACCGACAGAAGGTGCTCGATTTCCAGTTGCTCCTCTTCAAGCGAAAGGCTGCGTTGCTGCCAATGTTCGAGAAATATTGCAACGATAAGAAATATGTATTCAATGCTCCGCTGGCAGAGATTTTTGATTACTCTGTATTCGAATACGCCTTTGCTTTCTGGCAGTGGGGAGAAGACATCAACAAGATTCCTGCAAGAGAGGCAGATGACAAGACGGTGTTTGATTACTGGATCAACATGTGTGAACCTGACTATTTCACCAACTATAATGCCACTGCCTCATTTGATGTGCAGGCAGCCCGGGAGTTGGGTTATTACGGCTATTATACCAAACCATTCAAGAAATATCTCAGTATCAAGACAGCTAAAGGCTATCTGAAGAAACTGATGGTACCAAAGGGGGCAGAAAACGTGGAGTTTTCGCCAGCACTCTATAATCATACGGTAGAGTTCCTGACCAAGAATGATCCGAAGATGGTTTATATTTATGGCGATATCGATCCTTGGGGAGCTTCGGGCATTTATGGCTTGCCTTTCACCAAGAACAAGAAGAACCTGCATGTTTATATGTGTCATGGCGGTTCGCACAAAACTCGCATCTTGTCGTTCCCAGAGCCTACAAGACAGGAAATCATCAGTCTGATAGGTGGTTGGCTGAAGGAATAA
- the thiH gene encoding 2-iminoacetate synthase ThiH → MFSDELKNISWEETTERIARMTDNDVRRALAKDHCDVNDFMALISPAAEPYLEVMARLSRKYTEERFGKTMSMFIPLYITNSCSNSCVYCGFHRENPMARTILTPEQIENEYKAIKQLAPFENILLVTGENPAKAGTPYLAKAIDIAKKYFSNVKIEVMPLSTEDYKTLADHGMNGVICFQETYNHEHYKLYHPRGMKSKFEWRCDGFDRMGMAGVHSIGMGVLIGLEKEWRTDVVMMAHHLRYLQKHYWKTKYSVNFPRMRPAQNEGFQPNCFMTDKQLAQATFAMRIFDHDVDISYSTREPAYIRDNMATLGVTTMSAESKVNPGGYHTYPQALEQFTVSDERTAKVINARLKELGREPVWKDWDASFDFFGNIANG, encoded by the coding sequence ATGTTTTCAGACGAATTAAAGAATATCAGTTGGGAGGAGACCACGGAGCGCATAGCTCGAATGACCGATAATGATGTGCGTCGTGCCCTTGCCAAGGACCATTGCGATGTGAACGACTTCATGGCGCTGATTTCACCTGCAGCCGAGCCATACCTGGAGGTAATGGCGCGTCTTTCCCGCAAATATACCGAGGAGCGCTTCGGCAAGACCATGTCGATGTTCATTCCTCTCTACATCACCAATTCATGCTCTAACTCCTGCGTGTATTGCGGTTTCCATCGTGAGAATCCGATGGCTCGTACCATCCTCACCCCAGAGCAGATTGAGAACGAGTATAAAGCCATCAAGCAGCTGGCTCCATTCGAGAACATCCTTCTCGTTACGGGCGAGAACCCAGCCAAGGCTGGCACCCCTTATCTTGCCAAGGCAATCGACATCGCCAAGAAGTATTTCTCTAACGTGAAGATTGAGGTGATGCCGCTCTCTACAGAGGATTACAAGACCCTCGCCGACCATGGTATGAACGGCGTGATCTGTTTCCAGGAGACCTACAACCACGAGCACTACAAGCTCTACCACCCACGTGGCATGAAGAGCAAGTTTGAGTGGCGCTGCGATGGTTTCGACCGCATGGGTATGGCAGGTGTCCATTCCATCGGTATGGGTGTGCTCATCGGCTTGGAGAAGGAATGGCGCACGGATGTAGTGATGATGGCTCATCACCTGCGCTACCTGCAGAAGCATTACTGGAAGACCAAGTACAGCGTGAACTTCCCTCGTATGCGCCCTGCACAGAACGAAGGTTTCCAGCCAAACTGCTTCATGACCGATAAGCAGTTGGCACAGGCTACTTTCGCCATGCGTATCTTCGACCACGATGTGGATATCTCCTACTCTACCCGTGAGCCAGCCTACATCCGTGACAACATGGCAACATTGGGTGTCACCACCATGTCGGCAGAATCAAAGGTAAATCCTGGCGGTTATCATACCTATCCTCAGGCATTGGAGCAGTTCACCGTAAGCGATGAGCGTACCGCCAAGGTAATCAATGCGAGATTGAAGGAATTGGGCAGAGAGCCAGTCTGGAAGGATTGGGATGCCTCATTCGATTTCTTCGGAAATATCGCAAACGGATAA
- a CDS encoding site-specific integrase: MRSTFKTVFYVNGSKERNGIVPIMGRVTINGTIAQFSCKQSVSKAIWDAKGNRAKGRSKEAKEVNFALDNIKAQITKHYQRLSDREAFVTAEMVRNAYQGIGMEYETLLRAFDKENATFAKRVGKDRAVRTYRKYLVVRKYVAEFIKFQYKRSDMAMNELTEEFIRDFCLYLKNVVGLTQSTIWIYSIPLKHIVTAAHYNGKIPRNPFAMYHVDPDHKEREFLTLDELTAMTEIKLEDPNMAFSRDLFVFGCWTGISFIDTKNLTEDNICMINGAPWIVSKRQKTGVPFQVKLMDIPMQIVERYKPLRKDSHLFNIGRLDTINKRIKKVAAMCGIKKRISYHVSRHSFAVLSLEYGMPIETVSKILGHTNITTTQIYAKVTSTKLEHDISVFENRIKGHLPTMGGMA; this comes from the coding sequence ATGAGAAGTACATTTAAGACAGTCTTCTATGTAAATGGAAGCAAGGAGAGAAACGGAATTGTCCCTATCATGGGACGAGTGACAATCAACGGAACTATCGCACAGTTCAGCTGCAAGCAGAGCGTAAGCAAGGCGATATGGGATGCCAAGGGCAACAGAGCAAAGGGAAGAAGCAAGGAAGCCAAGGAGGTGAACTTTGCGCTTGACAACATCAAGGCTCAAATCACCAAGCATTACCAACGACTTTCCGACCGTGAGGCGTTCGTTACCGCTGAAATGGTGAGAAACGCTTATCAAGGCATAGGCATGGAGTACGAGACATTGCTCAGAGCCTTTGACAAGGAGAACGCAACCTTTGCCAAACGTGTGGGCAAAGACCGAGCTGTTAGGACTTATCGCAAGTATCTTGTGGTAAGAAAGTACGTTGCCGAGTTCATCAAGTTTCAGTACAAGCGCAGCGACATGGCAATGAATGAGCTTACCGAGGAGTTCATCCGTGACTTTTGCCTGTACTTGAAGAACGTTGTAGGGCTTACGCAGTCCACCATTTGGATATACTCCATTCCGTTGAAGCATATCGTCACGGCAGCACACTACAACGGCAAGATACCGAGAAACCCTTTTGCCATGTACCACGTTGACCCAGACCACAAGGAGCGTGAGTTCTTGACCTTGGACGAGCTTACCGCCATGACCGAGATAAAGTTGGAAGACCCAAACATGGCATTTTCAAGAGACCTTTTCGTTTTTGGCTGTTGGACAGGTATCTCTTTCATTGACACAAAGAACCTGACGGAGGACAACATCTGTATGATAAACGGTGCTCCTTGGATAGTTTCCAAGCGTCAAAAGACAGGCGTGCCGTTTCAAGTCAAGCTGATGGATATTCCGATGCAGATTGTTGAGAGATACAAGCCATTGAGAAAGGACAGCCACTTGTTCAATATCGGCAGACTTGACACTATCAACAAGCGCATCAAGAAAGTGGCTGCAATGTGTGGCATCAAGAAACGAATCTCGTACCACGTTAGTAGGCACTCGTTTGCAGTATTGTCCCTGGAATACGGTATGCCGATTGAGACAGTAAGCAAGATACTCGGTCACACGAACATCACCACGACGCAGATATATGCCAAGGTGACAAGCACCAAGTTGGAGCATGACATATCAGTCTTTGAAAATCGAATCAAGGGGCATTTGCCAACAATGGGAGGAATGGCATGA